From the genome of Mastomys coucha isolate ucsf_1 unplaced genomic scaffold, UCSF_Mcou_1 pScaffold6, whole genome shotgun sequence, one region includes:
- the Mpp5 gene encoding MAGUK p55 subfamily member 5 isoform X1 yields the protein MTTSYMNGHVTEESDSGIKNLDLASPEEYPKHREMAVDCPGDLGTRMMPVRRSAQLERIRQQQEDMRRRREEEGKKQELDLNSSVRLKKLAQIPPKTGIDNPIFDTEEGIVLESPHYAVKILEVEDLFSSLKHIQHTLVDSQSQEDISLLLQLVQNRDFQNAFKIHNAVTVHMNKASPPFPLIANVQDLVQEVQTVLKPVHQKEGQELTALLNAPHIQALLLAHDKVAEQEMQLEPVTDERVYESIGHYGGETVKIVRIEKARDIPLGATVRNEMDSVIISRIVKGGAAEKSGLLHEGDEVLEINGIEIRGKDVNEVFDLLSDMHGTLTFVLIPSQQIKPPPAKETVIHVKAHFDYDPSDDPYVPCRELGLSFQKGDILHVISQEDPNWWQAYREGDEDNQPLAGLVPGKSFQQQREAMKQTIEEDKEPEKSGKLWCAKKNKKKRKKILYNANKNDDYDNEEILTYEEMSLYHQPANRKRPIILIGPQNCGQNELRQRLMSKEKDRFASAVPHTTRNRRDHEVAGRDYHFVSRQAFEADIAAGKFIEHGEFEKNLYGTSIDSVRQVINSGKICLLSLRTQSLKTLRNSDLKPYIIFIAPPSQERLRALLAKEGKNPKPEELREIIEKTREMEQNNGHYFDTAIVNSDLDKAYQELLRLINKLDTEPQWVPSTWLR from the exons ATGACAACATCGTATATGAATGGGCATGTAACAGAGGAATCAGACAGCGGAATAAAAAATCTTGATCTTGCATCACCAGAGGAATATCCGAAGCACCGAGAGATGGCTGTTGACTGCCCTGGAGATTTGGGCACCAGAATGATGCCAGTGCGAAGAAGTGCACAGTTAGAGCGCATTCGACAACAGCAGGAGGATATGAGACGTAGGcgtgaagaggaagggaaaaagcaAGAACTTGATCTAAATTCTTCCGTGAGACTTAAGAAACTAGCTCAAATTCCTCCAAAGACTGGAATAGATAACCCTATATTTGACACAGAAGAAGGAATTGTTTTAGAAAGTCCTCACTATGCTGTGAAAATATTAG AAGTTGAAGACTTGTTCTCTTCGCTTAAACACATCCAACACACTTTGGTTGATTCTCAGAGCCAGGAGGATATTTCACTGCTTTTACAGCTTGTACAAAATAGAGATTTTCAGAATGCATTCAAGATACACAATGCTGTCACAGTGCACATGAACAAGGCCAGCCCTCCGTTTCCTCTTATCGCCAATGTACAAGACCTTGTACAAGAG gtACAAACTGTCTTAAAGCCAGTCCatcagaaggaaggacaagaatTAACTGCTTTGTTGAATGCTCCACATATTCAG GCACTTTTACTGGCCCATGATAAGGTTGCTGAGCAGGAAATGCAGCTAGAGCCCGTTACAGATGAGAGAGTCTATGAAAGTATCGGCCACTATGGGGGAGAAACTGTAAAGATAGTTCGTATAGAAAAGGCTCGGGATATTCCATTG GGTGCTACAGTTCGTAATGAGATGGATTCTGTCATCATAAGCCGGATAGTGAAAGGAGGCGCAGCAGAGAAGAGTGGGCTCCTGCACGAAGGAGACGAAGTTCTGGAGATCAACGGCATTGAAATCCGGGGGAAGGATGTCAATGAGGTTTTTGACTTGTTG TCGGACATGCATGGTACTTTGACATTTGTTCTGATTCCTAGTCAACAGATCAAGCCCCCTCCTGCCAAAGAAACTGta ATCCATGTGAAAGCTCATTTTGACTATGACCCCTCAGATGACCCTTATGTTCCATGTCGAGAGTTAGGGCTGTCTTTTCAAAAAGGAGATATACTTCATGTGATCAGTCAAGAAGATCCAAATTGGTGGCAGGCCTATAGAGAGGGAGATGAAGATAACCAGCCTCTAGCTGGACTTGTTCCAG GCAAAAGCTTTCAGCAGCAAAGGGAAGCCATGAAGCAAACTATAGAAGAAGATAAGGAGCCAGAAAAATCAG GAAAACTGTGGTGtgcaaagaagaataaaaagaagaggaaaaagattttatataatgCCAATAAAAATGATG ATTATGACAATGAAGAGATCTTAACATATGAGGAAATGTCACTTTACCATCAGCCAGCAAATAGGAAAAGACCTATCATCTTGATCGGTCCACAGAACTGTGGCCAGAATGAACTGCGCCAGAGACTCATGAGCAAAGAAAAAGACCGCTTTGCATCTGCAGTTCCTC ATACAACTCGGAATAGGCGAGATCATGAAGTAGCTGGGAGAGATTACCACTTTGTTTCACGGCAAGCATTTGAAGCAGATATAGCAGCTGGCAAGTTCATTGAACACGGTGAATTTGAGAAAAATCTGTATGGAACCAGCATAGATTCTGTACGACAAGTAATCAACTCTGGCAAAATATGTCTTTTAAGTCTTCGAACACAG TCTTTGAAGACTCTCCGGAATTCAGATTTGAAACCATATATCATCTTCATTGCACCACCTTCACAAGAGAGACTTCGGGCATTGTTAGC